A genomic stretch from Solanum stenotomum isolate F172 chromosome 8, ASM1918654v1, whole genome shotgun sequence includes:
- the LOC125873943 gene encoding uncharacterized protein LOC125873943: MNKKFLAFEKEHMQADVPISLSTDDVMESTLTFETSFSQRLRTMNKKFLAFEKKHMQIDVAFSLSTDYAMESTPTFETSSCATGTDKKVRGSNKCKEVASLDIEQKLKVTFYNNRTVRKNSNLFSRHLRKIVHHRNICPLGVSSCKHIKEEKLNHIWAVVKDKFDSDDMNSHRDHVLGWMKELWNKWRGQLHEKYVKGMPIQEALKNMPKGVEKKKWEWLVKEHFTSKDFQARSNRNAINRAKLKMLLHIGSKPIREIISKGGEKDGNPPDLATIFYETRKKNNTLVDSETIEKPAQIQELVKSEPSLSSIEIVEKCFGPQSRSHVFGFGGGVKARDLKGGTFSKAELLAELRSTQKENQSLKDCMSNFQNEMKELKQLKEFFLAQHPNYQPPIQENDYSDP; the protein is encoded by the exons atgaataaaaagtttttggCTTTTGAGAAAGAGCATATGCAAGCTGATGTTCCAATTTCTCTTTCTACTGATGATGTTATGGAGTCCACCCTAACATTTGAAACAA GTTTCTCTCAAAGATTGCGAACAatgaataaaaagtttttggCTTTTGAGAAAAAGCATATGCAAATTGATGTTGCATTTTCTCTTTCGACTGATTATGCTATGGAGTCTACCCCAACATTTGAAACAA GTTCATGTGCTACTGGAACGGATAAAAAGGTTCGAGGAAGTAACAAGTGCAAAGAAGTTGCATCGCTTGATATTGAACAAAAGCTAAAAGTGACATTTTACAATAATCGAACAGTTAGGAAGAATAGTAATCTATTTTCGAGGCACTTGAGAAAAATAGTTCATCATCGTAATATATGTCCGCTGGGAGTATCATCATGTAAACACATTAAGGAGGAAAAGCTAAATCACATATGGGCTGTTGTTAAG GATAAATTTGATAGTGATGACATGAATAGTCATCGAGATCATGTTTTGGGATGGATGAAAGAGTTATGGAATAAATGGAGAGGTCAATTGCATGAAAAGTATGTGAAGGGTATGCCTATCCAAGAGGCTCTTAAGAATATGCCAAAGGGGGTAGAAAAGAAGAAATGGGAGTGGTTGGTAAAAGAACATTTTACTTCAAAAGATTTTCAG GCGAGAAGCAATAGAAACGCAATAAATAGAGCTAAGCTGAAGATGCTTCTTCATATTGGTAGCAAGCCAATTAGAGAGATTATATCAAAAGGT GGCGAAAAAGATGGCAATCCACCAGATTTGGCAACTATCTTTTACGAGACTCGCAAGAAGAATAACACACTAGTTGATTCTGAAACAATCGAGAAGCCT gctcaaattcaagaattggTGAAGTCTGAACCATCACTTTCTAGCATAGAAATTGTTGAGAAATGCTTTGGACCTCAAAGTCGTAGTCATGTATTTGGCTTTGGAGGTGGAGTAAAAGCAAGAGATTTGAAAGGTGGGACTTTCTCAAAAGCTGAATTGTTGGCTGAGTTACGTTCAACTCAAAAGGAAAACCAATCTTTGAAGGATTGCATGTCTAACTTTCAAAATGAGATGAAAGAACTGAAGcaattgaaagaattttttttagcgCAACACCCTAATTATCAGCCTCCAATTCAAGAGAATGACTATTCGGATCCTTGA